A stretch of DNA from Danaus plexippus chromosome 31, MEX_DaPlex, whole genome shotgun sequence:
AGACTGGAGCCGTGGTCCGGGGCTACGTCGGAGCGGCGCACACCGACACACATACATTAAGACACGCTATTTTATACGTTTATGTAAATTCGAGTGATTTTATTGTATCGTTGTAGCAGCTTGTGAaagattaatgtaaaaaagCTTACTCTAGTTTGCTCGCTCAATACGGATAGTCCACAGGGATTCCCCGTGACGTGACTGAACACTCCGGACTGTCCGTATTCAGTGAACCCAAACCAGCGTTAAGGATGCCGAGGTCAGGTCGGTTAGTGTCCCATGTTCACGAAACTGCCAAAACAACACACAAATCTTCTagactatatatttttctcctGGTTCTGTTCTGTTCGTTTTAATGTGCTGGAGGTCACCGCTCAGCGGGCCGAGTGTAGTGCTTGAGGTAGAGGCGGCCTTATAGTTTAATGGCGATTGCGAATTCAGTCTGTGGATCCAGACTGGTCTAGTCGGTGAGCCTTTAATAGTCTATGGTCTGGGTCCAGCCTGTTGTCTAGGTCCAGTCTACAGCCTGAGTCCAGACCGTAGCCTGGGTCCAGTCTGTAGCCTGAGTCCAGACCGTAGCCTGGGTCCAGTCTGTAGCCTGGGTCCAGTCTGTAGCCTGGGTCCAGTCTGTAGCCTGGGTCCAGTCTGTAGCCTGGGTCCAGTCTGTAGCCTGGGTCCAGTCTGTAGCCTGGGTCCAGTCTGTAGCCTGGGTCCAGTCTGTAGCCTGGGTCCAGTCTGTAGCCTGGGTCCAGTCTGTAGCCTGGGTCCAGTCTGTAGCCTGGGTCCAGTCTGTAGCCTGGGTCCAGTCTGTAATCTGGGTCCAGTCTGCAGTCTGGGTCCAGTCTGCAGCCTGGGTCCAGTCTGTAGCCTGGGTCCAGTCTGCAGCCTGGGTCCAGTCTGTAGCCTGAGTCCAGACCGTAGCCTGGGTCCAGTCTGTGGTGTGGATGTAGTCTGTGTCTCGGTCTACTCGTCAGTGTTTCCGTTGTCCGTCAACAACTTGCTCAATGAGCCGGGACGCAGCTGTCGGTATGAGTTAGTTATATATTCTGTTAGGTGTCGTTATGTACATTGCACTAAATAATATGCTAAGGTGTGTctcttactttttattattattttttttgttttttttttctagttcTAAGTAAGCTTTTTTTCTTAAGGGAACGCGTCGCCGGCAGTAATGCACTATCGTCTCCACCGTCCGCTCGGTGACGGCGACGCCGGTGAGCGCGTTCCTTAGTAtaggtatattattattttaaggtaaaTTCGTAATGGACTTGCACTCCGCTTGGGTCGCTTCATATCTTTAACGGATAGttcctaataattttatgacgacATCGTTTGACACAGGAATCGCTTCAGCGCATACatagtttcttttttaataaaacataggtGAAAAtgctaaaaaatatacgataatTCTGTTAAGTGTGTGGTTTGATGAGGAGCCGGTCGCCGAGGAAGCGGGCCAAGCCGCTCCGGGGCCCGGGCCCGGCGGCCGACGCGGGTTCGCTGTGAACTGAACGCGGACAGCTCGACGGTCAGCGCCGGTGACCGTCCGCGTGTAGGCCTCCCAGGCCCGCGGCCCCGGAGCTCGTGCCGGTGGGTGTCAGTGGACGCGAggcatgattttaattttttccgtGTGAACGCCAAAGGAGACGACGAGATAACATGGAGATACGATGACCTTGTTGTATAAAcgaaaaatgataaaaaaaaatatatattaagctaTTGAAACATGAATTCTTGCTATTAACGTTAGGCGTGAAGCGTGAAGCCGGCGGCGCGCGGGCGGAAACTGGTTGTTGTAATTATAGTCTTGTAATACGTAGGGAGTAGCTCGCCGGTTATTATAGAAGTGGTTCTTTCTGAGCGTGCTTGCGCGGCGTCCGCGTATAGTGTTGGCCGATCGTCGGCCAATGTCGGCCGGGCTCGGTCCGTAGTGGCCGAGCGTGGACCGAAGGTTGGCCCATCGTCGGCCAACAGTCGCCGTGAGTCTGTCACCGGTCCGCGGTACAGGCGCCGGCGAGCGATGTaagttatacaatatatacatattattattattatactgattaataaattaattataaaaaaaaaacacaaaccggaagttttatttcaacattgatatgtgtattataaagTTACGGAACGTTTATTTGGTGTTATCTTAAGTTAATCGAATCTTAATGTGTATGTCATAGGACgttagtgaaaaatatatttttgcgaTTCGaaattcgtttttatttccCCCTCCCCCCTCCCCTCCCCACTCGCGGCAGTGCTTTGTTTAGACAACACAATATGTTAGACAAAGCTACCTGAAccgaaattatatattttaaatatcaaaatttgtcACGAGTTAAAACCTCAACTAATAAGGTCTGCTGAAGCACTCACAGATGGCGCCTGCCTCAATGAACTAAATAATacgtgatttttataaaaaattaaaaattaacggaCTACATTTACCCTCTTCACATTGTTGTATCTAAACTTAGTGTTGCTGTAGATTTCAGTTAAAGTTAACTTGACTAGAGTAGAATGATTTATGAGATAGAAAAAAGCTCAAGTTATCTTCGTCAGTGTCGTGAGTTTCGTCTTTATTACTTAACCGTCATTCAAGGAAGGACATTTTTCTCTAAAGCTCCCAGTCCTGAAAGTGTATCTCtattaaacaaattgattttgtcatatatatacatggaggaaatataatgagaaatctatataaaaacaatgtttttattcaaaatatctcAACGTGCAGCTTAAAACAGgtcattaacattaaaataacaattttataaagaacttcaTCAAATACAAGAACGGGAACGAGCGTTCCTTGATATCTCATAACATGTCAATTTATAACTAACTGGCGGCCAACGAGAAAAGATAAGTTATGTAAACAAACATTAcacttcatataaatttatattaatattacttaatacgaAACACGGAACTATATTCCTTATTAAGTCCGACACGTTTAAACaacttaacaattaaatatacactGCCTATACTTAGAATTGAACgcttgtttacattttttatcttgtTACGTTggccttatatatatatatatatatattatatccaaGGATATAAGACGCCTGTAAACTTGTGAACTATTTGTAAAttcattgatttaatatatcatacagCGTGTGACTGGAGGGAAACATCGAGACGAAGAAGATGGAACGCCTTGTAAGAGGAATGTCAGTGATCAGGGAGTAGGGAGAGGATTTAGAAAAAGATTTACAACATACATGAGGTTACCACACGCTCACCTTGAAGAAGATCACATCTCTACATACTGAGAtaactgtattaaaaaacaaacacttaatttttacaattttttcaaCTAATTTGTATGCAtgcaatatgttttatttttaaatctaaagtaAGTCCGTCAATGTATGAACAGTTTCCTTTCTGTATATATCTCATGGCTCAAATCAACTCCGGCAGCCTGTATGCTAGTCGCACACTATAATCTCCTCTTCATCTACTCTGTGGAACACGGGCCTGTACACGTATTTGGCGTCGTGTTCTCTCCTGATGTGGACCTTCACGTCCTGGTACTTCCTGAAGGATTTCTTGCAGATCGGACAATCAGCTATGTACTTCCTCTCCTTATGCTCCTGGGatcgaaaattattaagttgtattgatatttaaacacACCAACAGAATGTATTCAGTGgaaaaatgctttaaaaatatactggcGACTCAGGTCGTTCATCGAGTCGAGGGTTTGTTCGGTCACCCAGTTATCTGAGGTGgattttatgcaaaaattatgtaaattggactatcaatatcaattttatagcCGGGAAACGGAACAAAAACAGTTCGGTACCGACACGCTGAGGTCGCTACACTTCACATGCACTGACATCTGCATGCGAAGGTCCATCTCCTAGTTTAAATTTCAAGGTTCCCTAGACAAAATTCCTTCAAATACATTTCACTATATAACTGTATAGTACCATTGTCCCATCCCCATCCCCATCCCTATGCCTGTACCCACCAGCCACATGTGATCCCACTTGTCCTTGAGCTTGTTGAACAACACCTTGCAGGCGGGGCATTTGAACCTGTTCTTCCCCAGGCGATGCTTCCTGTACAGCGACGGAGAGTGGAACACCCGCGAGCAGCACTCACACGATATTGGCTTAAGGATCTTGTgtaactgaaatatttatatatataaatatatatacttatctgtatagatatttaaaaatatatctgataaATCATTTCGTTTAAGTCATAGGCTTAATATAATCTAGAACAAAGCATTtactatttcttattaaatcagCTGTCTCTAGTGATGGCCCGCCGGAGTTTCAAAGATGAGAcagaacagacagacagacagaaatAGTTaactgatatttaaatatatatatatgtttgccATGTTGTCCACTGTATATCACCTCCATGTGCTTGACGAGTATGGCCTTGCAGGTGAACTTCTTCTTGCATATGTCACAGATGACCACGGACATGTTGTGTACTTTCTTGTGCTTGGAGAAGTTACTCGAGTCACTGAAGGTCTTGTCGCAGATCTCACACTTGTAGAGAGGCAGCGAGCCGTGGTCCCGCATGTGACGCTTGTAACTGGCAAAATATTACGGTTATTACTTAGGAGATAATGTTGCcaggaataatatatatatatatacatctagACATAgctttatatctttaaatccTAATATACTAgcataaatctattttattctaGTTTATGAGTTTTAGTaaacacaaacacatacatacacactcAATaagaaatctatatatatattcaataacaaaaaaaatcttgcataattttattgaaccaGGGACGGACCACAGGGATATAAAATTGATGTGTCAAAAACTGAGCTATAGCGTCTCacttaaatttgtaataaaacaaaaatattaaatatgtcacATGTATATATCGAGTGACCCATCCGGGTAATGTCTTAACGGGCGCCTATCATGAGGAAGAGCATCATCAGAACAGGTCCATCTCACATGTCCGTCTTGTTGAAGCCGACGCTGCATATCTGGCAGCGGAGACACTCATACTTCTGCCTGTTCCTGTACGCGTCGTTCAGCAGGTGTTCTATGAGGTGGCGCTTCAGGTCGTTCTTCCTGGAGAACAGCTTCAGGCACATGATGCACTGCTTCGGATGCAACTCCTTGGACACGTCCATGGTGTCGCCGAGGAGTAGCGCTGAGGACGTGCTTTactttatatacgtatatgtaaAGAACGAGAGATGATTCATTATAAAGGACATGGCCAATAGCAGCGGAATACATTAGGGCAGAGCCCACGAACCTATGAGTTCTTTGAGCAGCGGTTTGTTCTCCACCAGGTCGTTCCTGCCAGCGCTGTCTTCAGTCTTCAGTTCCAGATGCAGCTCCCAGTGCTTGAAGAAGTCACAGAACTGCACCACCTCTCTACACTCCCTGCACTGGTAGCACTTGTTGAAGGTCTTGTCGTTGATGTAGTGGCAGCCGATGAAGGTGTTCTTCACGTGCTGGTACACGTGCGCTATGAGCTGGCTCATCTCCACTGTCCTGATGCATTTGGGGCAGGTGTTCTCCTCGTAGCCGTGCCTCCTGAAGTGAACCAGGTACCTCTTCATCGTCAGGTACGTGGTTTTGCATTTACTGCAGTAGTACTTTGTGCGGTGAAGGCACTTGCTCTTGAGGTGTTCCATATACTCCCGGTGCACACCCTGGAAGAGGCACTTCTTACAGCTGTACAACCTGGAAAATATTAGaggatttttattgtaaataataatatgtctgTCTGTACACATTAATCTcagtaactatatatatatacttacttgGTACAGTTGTAAGCCAGGTTTCTTATGTCCAAGAGATATTCGTCGTTGGTaacttcatcatcatcagctgGCTCGGTTTTAATCCCCACATTAATGTCATCGTACTCACACACTTGTATCACATGTTCCACTATCTCCTGTTTGATCACCATCTCATCACCGATCCCATCATAGATCATCAGCTCCTCGGCTTCCTGTTTTATTTCTCTCATCAAGTCATCTTCGTTCAACTCCTTCTTTATTGTGATCACTGGCTCCAGGTTGTACATAGCCTCGTTAGTTTCCAGGTGTTCGGTGTTGTTCTGCTGGGTTTGACCTGGAATTAGATGCAgcggttacaaaaatattagatgTTTATACAGctgcattttataataattgatatttgatCATCTTTTTGGTCGAGAGTGATGCGATCTTGTGATATATCTTAAGATGTGTCTCACGCTCGGTTTGCaatgtaatacaaatttatgttCGTTTTGAAGGTCACCTGTTGTAGATTTAAATGGACCTAATGAGGTGttctaaagaaaatttaattagctCTCTTGAGATCCAACAAATATATACTACAAAAATACGTCATGGAGCATGTGTGTTCGTCTATAACAAAAACTGCTGAACCGATTTTCATGAAATTCAACATTATATAACATCAGAATAAGCCTTTTTTTAGAAGAATCTTTGTTAggattatttaagtatattttttacccgTATCCCCTACATCTCCCATGGACCCGGCCCCCGCACGGTgcatccatggaatgctgagaggtttcgtctcattattCTGTACTTGTTTAATAGGCTTGAGATGGTCTTTCCGTCTTATCCTTGGTCTGCTGATTAATATCTTCGTTTTGATCAGCGACTTTGGTACAACGACCTATTAGCATTGATTGGACTATAGTACATGATGGTACATAGTTAAGGTACACTGGTACCACTTGTTAGACGAATGACATTATGGGTCTATATGATATAAGGTGAAGTAATTTAGGCGTAAAATATAGCAAAATCTATTAGTCATGATAGCTCAGTTGGTTAAGTGTTTGGGACGCGACTCCTCGAAGGTCACAGGATCAAGTCCTGTTCGTTTTTatgaacttttatatatatgatttaaagcCAAGTATACAGCTCTGGTATGGAGTcacaataagatattttattgactgaaaaaattcaaaaaggaAAGggaaatttaacttaaaagatataattttaaaaacaagttCACTAACTCACTCCACTTACTCGTTAAACTAAACAACTGACCTcgtcaaagaaatatttcgtACTATTTTCCTGGTGGTGCGCGTCGTTGTGCTCCTCCAGCATATTCTTCTTGCTGAAGTACACCGGCGAGGGACAGAGCAGACATCTGTATAGATACACAAAGTTGTTGGTGTGCTTCATCAGATGCTTCACTTCCATGCACTGCCCAGGCAGCTGTTCATCGCAGACCTTGCATTTGTACTGGTTTCTGTTGTTTTTCACGTGTATCTGATAGTTTATAGGCCTGTGGAACTTCCTGTCGCACAGCTCACAGCATTTTATATACGGTTGGTTCTTGCATTCGTGCGTCAGGGCGTCACATGGCTGGGAGCAGTGACTGCACTTTTGATGAGTCGCCACTATCGGCAGATCCGATCTCACCGAGTGCCTGTCTTTTATATGAACGGCCAAATCGGTTTGACTGAAGCACTTCACTGGGCAAACATCGCATGGGTGTATCTGAGAGACGTTTTTGCCCAAAGCCTGAAGAGATCTCTTATAGTAGTTACAGCCCCCCACATGATTGGATAATTTCAAACAGGTCGTGAACTTAGCCAGGCAGCCGGAGCAGTCGTATAGCTTCTTGTATCTCCTCTTATTCTGGTGGAAGAGGAAGTCGTTGCCGCAACGCCAGCAGTTTCCGATGACGCTGATGTCGTTCTGTTGTATTTCTTTGCTGTAGGCGAATACGATACATTCCTGGCCGAACTGATCTATATCCAAGTTGAAATCGTCGTGACAGTGGAAATGCTCTCTGAATTCATGGTAATGCCACCAAGATCGACGGCATATATAGCACTTGTACAGGAGAGGAGCGTCTCTATCGTCAGGGTTCATCCTACACCAGGTCTGCCACTTGGCGAAGACCACCAGCAACTTGGCTTCCTTAACCTCGGCATCGactttaaagaaatatcgTCCAAAATAGTTCCTGACGCTCACATCTATGAGCACATCGGCTATATTAGTcatgtttttcattttgttcaacTCATCTATAACAGTTGTAGCTTTGAAGTCGTATTCACGGACCAGCAGTTTCGTGTCGGCTGTGTCATCTAGATTCTGTTCTTCATCAGCTGCGCCCAGTGCATCATCGGCTGTGCCCTTCAGACTAACGACAGAACCGATGGTTATGTTCAAATCGTTCGTCTGGTGTTCCTCCACCTCCTCAACTTCAACTTTGACATCAAACTTCAGATTGTCTTCACTTCTCTGATTCAGCTTTTTGAGGATGGAATTTGACGTCATCCGAGCTATGGTCTCCTCTATTTCATCCTGAAATTATCATAACAGTATTATATACCCtacaatttttcatatttattatctttttacttGCTTTATGCGTTTCATTATCTGTGGgtagttacaaaattacaaaacacacaGCCCAAACATTACCAACATCGGTTAAAATCGGTCAAATAAAGGAATCTCACGGCTGCGCTggatttaaaacacaatatttgGTAATGTTTCTTCATGTAAAATCAATAGAAGCGAATGTTTTGATTGCTCATCAATTATTCCCTACATCAATAGCAGCGCGGttacaagaaattaaaaatcacatattaaggaaattaaaaactaaacaaaaatttggGAGAAAATTATGATTGGGGGAATgggataaacaaaaaaaaaaattcaagtattctattttttttctttaatgctatgtaaatattatatatacatattatatatgtatatataatatatatatatttattgtagaaGTAATATTTCACAGCCGCCAACtcaaatgttatttgtaataaaatattatatgaaacatgGTGGCATGTGTAAGTTATATCTTTGGCCGAACTCCACTAACTTACTATCTCATCAATATACACACTTGCTAGGTCATTATAAGACAATAGTTACATAGCCCGGCTTTAAATGcagtcttatattatatatccgacatatatatgtctgtctgtccaGTCCATATAAACTACTAATCGATTTGAACTCGGTACAAACATTAACCAAAGCTTTGCCTTGGATAACTAAAGACCGACTTCACAGTCCTAATTTCATAAACCTTACATGACAGCAACATGATTTGAACGGAAACTGTAGACTGTATGTATTTAGTTAGACAACGCGCACTTGTGGTAATTTAATGTGTGAGTGATTATAAGATTGGTCCCATACAATATCAGTATTGTGGCTCTCTTGAATCCGTTTCCTTTCTCGGTACACTCTGCAGTATTCCTTCCACTTCTGTAGAGCTGTGCTGTGCTCGTTGGGAGTCATGTCCTTGACCAGCTTCCTCAAACCTGTCTGCTTCCTCCTTTCATAGTTCACATTTTGTTTCACCCTCATCTCCTCTCGTTTCTGCGGGTCATTTTTTCTTCTGTAGTACCTCACACGCTCTGCCTCTCTCTTCTTCTTCAATACTTCCTCTCGGGATTGTTTGATTTTGGGAGCCATCTTATTTGTATGATCAGTCTgcgtaaaataattaaaatttataaaataatacaaatgaatTGATAAATAAGTGATATTGGCTTTAATAAATTCGGCAACTGAGTCGTgtgttcataatttaaaaaataatagtcacaaataaaaaatattatatattttatgctaaCCACAAGTTTGTATGGTGTACCAACACTTAAagcgtttttatttcattaggtTTTTCATTCCAAAAATTTCGCATATTAGTATCACGGTAGATTAACgaataaaaaactgaaaacgCCTCGTATTTAGTTTAACCGTACTAACTTGTGGTAAGGgtactttcatattaaaaaacaatgattCATTATCAGGCGAAAAGCACCAGGGGACtgtacattttcataaaattttaaaatttctactaAATCGAtacaaaatagtattaaattttaccgattaatttaaacaaagttaaCATATTAGCTAATTATATGTAGAAATTATTACAGCACGTAAAAGAAATGTCATTACTTACCAGGGGACTGTTTGTGGTACCTTGCAAACTTTGTGGTACTTCTCAAACCCGTTTTTTCACCTTACAAATATTGCTGTCACTAAACAAAATGGCGTCTTCCCGCCGCCCTCTGCAAGGATGCCAACTTGACAACAATTGCGTTTCGTTtcacaaatacattttataaacattaaatttatttctatcgtgatttaattttattttaaaggaacTTAAAGGAAATGACgctatatatgaataaaatacgcAAGCGGACAtcgttttacaaaaaaaaatattgcaattattttattacataaatattgtacgAAATAACATTtggttaatgagatctaagattttcgcgagtattcatttaaatgaaactagtgttattcggatttactacgcggattttattatttaaaaactacataatcccgaagtttcggttactttgcagcaaccgtgatcacgggtacacacctcgtctgcccgtctgtctgaaacgtcgggattatgtagtttttaaataataaaatccgcgtagtaaatccgaataacactagtttcatttaaacatttggTCAATTTTAAGCTTAGAATACACTAGTGGTTACAGTTTGTTCTGACTGCTGACTGTGTTTAAGAAGCAcaatcttttatttctttaggaGCATCTTTTTaactataagaaaaaatataaaataggtcTAGGCTTAAAAACAACGGTCCACTGAAGTTTCATAAAGggtcattatattaaataataaagtgacGTTGGACAGAAGATAGTTTACAGGGAACAGCcctgaaatattttctcaCATGACAGAAcgaattttgatatatatagaaaaactgAAAACTATATGTTTTGAGTTTGAAAATGTCAACTAGTGGTAAGGCTTGTGTATGTATAGCTATTAAATTTCGTTATAAATAGGCACATTACGTCAAATTAGTAATTACTATCAGTGATATAACTTAACTAGAGTTAAGGCGGACCTAGAAAGTCTATTTGATAttaacgtatttattataatgattaaaatttctgTCTTTAATGAcgcatttttttatgaacgcATTTTACAGATTgtaagaatattgtttttggaCTCGGATACATTTACAGGGACTTCGCGAGTACCTCGAGGTTCTggtttttatagtatttggACTATCTCTTAGTGATATACCTGACTGTTTCAAATGCCGTAGTTTTCATTTCTACGTATATATCtctcaataaaaactattcagtGTAAATAAATCACTTTAAATGCTGATTACCCTCAGTTTACAGAAAATTAACTTCAtcttggtaaataaaaaatcaaaccaAATAACAAAGGAATTAGTCTGAATCGTAAACTAtagatgataatattaaaaaaatattttcattgtatattatatcccatctttatactattttttctacttttcttaaaatacCTGGTAGCTAGCTCATTGGCATTAAGTTCGACTATTACGTGGTATGTTGGATTGTGGCGTGGGAAAATTGGATCGAAAAATATgagtaaagttaaataaatttacaaactgAAAATTGGTGAGATCGTtcagaatataattatatataaaatttgaaactttCCAATCTTTCCCCTGTatcgaaaaaaattaattatattcagggTCAATGGTAAtacatttgattattttgcaattttcAGCAAAACGgtacgttttattataaaaataaatcagacAAAACTTGTAGATCGTAAAATTGtctgtgaaaatatattaaaactttttttctaCGAGCCACTGTTTCGGAGGTAGAACGATTCAAAAATTCTGAACTTGTATCTTTCTGATCAGAGTgttttagtaagatggggtaaaggtaccgaaaaaacttacTGTATCTGCGGAGatgcagttggaactgctaagcatttgctggtgggatgtaggttactcctggatagcggtcaatactcgcgtcgtcacgatagggttttgGAAATGATACGtcaagcggttagtctttcggtagccagatcgcaaataaaaataaccacaaacgaacgatcaatagtttttgtaaagGCACAAACGTCAAGTCTTATTTTATCGTTAAAGCGGCGCAGATTGCAcaataatgatggatacgtatgagaaacaatataaaatcccagaggatatttgtgcaaATGCGTCCAGACTAGGCATATTTCTGTATTCGTAATTTTTTGAGCGCGTGGTGTTAACAGAGCTCACGATTCTTTTGGAAACTGACACCCCCAAAGACCATgtcatcaaggtcaataagtattacgagctcactaaaaatatgttcgtcgtgaagtgggagcgagagatGTAACAGCTAGACCTGCAAAAACACTTGAGCATCTCCAGAACTAAAAATGAATTCATTCTCAGAACGTACTTCGGAGGCGGCCCTAGAAGCTTCTTTCCGATTTGGTTacgtagagagaggagcttggacagtggaggtgagcgtttaacgcgttagataggacccttaaacctacacctgggtcaagtcccaggcgctgttgaagctcctctccctgcaacgcgatagaCCCAGCAACCGCACGGTgcatccatggaatgctgaggaGTTTCGTCTTTAAGCGATCTCACAAATTTTCAGCTTgttgtaaaattatgtaacttgaaatatctaaatttaCCGGACTATAAATTAATCCACTTGAAATTGTTAGGACATCTTTAAAAGCTACAGAGCTAAgagcatataaaaatatcttcaaacaaaattgcactttgaatacatataactaagatttaaacttacattttccatagaatttaaaatcatatatacaatgtatttatagACAACggcaaaatttttcatatatttcaactTAAATTGACAAAGTCCTATAGCAAATATACGTCAGCATTGTTGAAACTATATCACACTACACTATCTTATTATAGcaaattaatacatctgtataactttatttaattgcaGCTTTATCAATActccattaaaattaatcgatCTGGCAACACcgatatatcaaatataatttcaggAAGAGATTGCTATGGCAACATCGGGTGATAGACCACAAGCGTGAAagaacgtaaaaaaaaaatttcttctcCATCTTATAGTTAGAAAGATAGTCATAAATCCCGTTATCATCTTAAATGAGATATCTTTACTtcgtttattgaaaatttatctaCATTAATCATGAGCATCGGAAGAGGTCATCGTATGTTTTTACTGTTACCATTATATTATCGGTTA
This window harbors:
- the LOC116778299 gene encoding zinc finger protein 236-like isoform X1, producing MAPKIKQSREEVLKKKREAERVRYYRRKNDPQKREEMRVKQNVNYERRKQTGLRKLVKDMTPNEHSTALQKWKEYCRVYRERKRIQESHNTDIDEIEETIARMTSNSILKKLNQRSEDNLKFDVKVEVEEVEEHQTNDLNITIGSVVSLKGTADDALGAADEEQNLDDTADTKLLVREYDFKATTVIDELNKMKNMTNIADVLIDVSVRNYFGRYFFKVDAEVKEAKLLVVFAKWQTWCRMNPDDRDAPLLYKCYICRRSWWHYHEFREHFHCHDDFNLDIDQFGQECIVFAYSKEIQQNDISVIGNCWRCGNDFLFHQNKRRYKKLYDCSGCLAKFTTCLKLSNHVGGCNYYKRSLQALGKNVSQIHPCDVCPVKCFSQTDLAVHIKDRHSVRSDLPIVATHQKCSHCSQPCDALTHECKNQPYIKCCELCDRKFHRPINYQIHVKNNRNQYKCKVCDEQLPGQCMEVKHLMKHTNNFVYLYRCLLCPSPVYFSKKNMLEEHNDAHHQENSTKYFFDEVVVPKSLIKTKILISRPRIRRKDHLKPIKQVQNNETKPLSIPWMHRAGAGSMGDVGDTGQTQQNNTEHLETNEAMYNLEPVITIKKELNEDDLMREIKQEAEELMIYDGIGDEMVIKQEIVEHVIQVCEYDDINVGIKTEPADDDEVTNDEYLLDIRNLAYNCTKLYSCKKCLFQGVHREYMEHLKSKCLHRTKYYCSKCKTTYLTMKRYLVHFRRHGYEENTCPKCIRTVEMSQLIAHVYQHVKNTFIGCHYINDKTFNKCYQCRECREVVQFCDFFKHWELHLELKTEDSAGRNDLVENKPLLKELIALLLGDTMDVSKELHPKQCIMCLKLFSRKNDLKRHLIEHLLNDAYRNRQKYECLRCQICSVGFNKTDIYKRHMRDHGSLPLYKCEICDKTFSDSSNFSKHKKVHNMSVVICDICKKKFTCKAILVKHMELHKILKPISCECCSRVFHSPSLYRKHRLGKNRFKCPACKVLFNKLKDKWDHMWLEHKERKYIADCPICKKSFRKYQDVKVHIRREHDAKYVYRPVFHRVDEEEIIVCD
- the LOC116778299 gene encoding zinc finger protein 236-like isoform X2, which gives rise to MEDNFKKRCRKSRLVPRECLDTDDEYIAVMQDEIEETIARMTSNSILKKLNQRSEDNLKFDVKVEVEEVEEHQTNDLNITIGSVVSLKGTADDALGAADEEQNLDDTADTKLLVREYDFKATTVIDELNKMKNMTNIADVLIDVSVRNYFGRYFFKVDAEVKEAKLLVVFAKWQTWCRMNPDDRDAPLLYKCYICRRSWWHYHEFREHFHCHDDFNLDIDQFGQECIVFAYSKEIQQNDISVIGNCWRCGNDFLFHQNKRRYKKLYDCSGCLAKFTTCLKLSNHVGGCNYYKRSLQALGKNVSQIHPCDVCPVKCFSQTDLAVHIKDRHSVRSDLPIVATHQKCSHCSQPCDALTHECKNQPYIKCCELCDRKFHRPINYQIHVKNNRNQYKCKVCDEQLPGQCMEVKHLMKHTNNFVYLYRCLLCPSPVYFSKKNMLEEHNDAHHQENSTKYFFDEVVVPKSLIKTKILISRPRIRRKDHLKPIKQVQNNETKPLSIPWMHRAGAGSMGDVGDTGQTQQNNTEHLETNEAMYNLEPVITIKKELNEDDLMREIKQEAEELMIYDGIGDEMVIKQEIVEHVIQVCEYDDINVGIKTEPADDDEVTNDEYLLDIRNLAYNCTKLYSCKKCLFQGVHREYMEHLKSKCLHRTKYYCSKCKTTYLTMKRYLVHFRRHGYEENTCPKCIRTVEMSQLIAHVYQHVKNTFIGCHYINDKTFNKCYQCRECREVVQFCDFFKHWELHLELKTEDSAGRNDLVENKPLLKELIALLLGDTMDVSKELHPKQCIMCLKLFSRKNDLKRHLIEHLLNDAYRNRQKYECLRCQICSVGFNKTDIYKRHMRDHGSLPLYKCEICDKTFSDSSNFSKHKKVHNMSVVICDICKKKFTCKAILVKHMELHKILKPISCECCSRVFHSPSLYRKHRLGKNRFKCPACKVLFNKLKDKWDHMWLEHKERKYIADCPICKKSFRKYQDVKVHIRREHDAKYVYRPVFHRVDEEEIIVCD